One region of Jatrophihabitans cynanchi genomic DNA includes:
- a CDS encoding class I adenylate-forming enzyme family protein yields the protein MTLTIGQIVDACVRAQPHRPAATLGERTLTFAQLDAAANRVAHALQAAGIGRQDVVVWWSDPALRSLDVCVGAARAGALFAPLNPLLPAGEIARITSYLQPRLFVCDLAHAEAAAAICAELGVPLAISGAADLPGTAALPGLDFDALADAGSPAAPAIAVDDRDPHIVYLTSGSTGRPKGALVSHRASWLRAAPGGGTFSRGVRGGGGVVTAFPLYHYGGWHYVLEAWQNRKPIHLVRRATADEVLGAVTRWQASALYAIPAVWERILASGAGTGPRSLAHADTGTSHTSAELLARIKQFLPQTRTTVLYGSTEVGRMAALRDADIATHPGSVGQPATPGVLWTDPNTGEVCASSPTTMDGYLRLPEETALALRDGVYHSGDVGHFDDEGFLYLTGRTKELIRTGGESVWPVEVEQALRGLPGVADLAVIGVPDERWGELVCAVFVPEPDAPVPDLTLVAAHLDGRLARFKQPRLVASVAQIPRTTATGQVQRRVLRDLIVAKR from the coding sequence GTGACGCTCACCATCGGACAGATCGTCGATGCTTGCGTACGGGCGCAACCGCACCGTCCGGCCGCCACGCTCGGCGAACGAACGCTGACCTTCGCCCAACTGGACGCCGCGGCGAACCGGGTGGCACATGCATTGCAGGCTGCAGGGATCGGCCGGCAGGACGTCGTCGTGTGGTGGTCCGATCCGGCACTGCGCAGCCTCGACGTCTGCGTCGGCGCGGCACGAGCCGGCGCGCTGTTCGCCCCGCTGAACCCGCTGCTCCCGGCCGGCGAGATCGCGCGAATCACCTCCTACTTGCAGCCACGGCTATTCGTCTGCGATCTGGCGCATGCCGAGGCGGCCGCGGCGATCTGCGCGGAACTCGGCGTGCCGCTCGCGATCTCGGGTGCGGCCGATCTGCCGGGTACTGCCGCGCTGCCCGGGCTCGACTTCGATGCGCTCGCGGACGCGGGCTCGCCGGCCGCACCCGCGATTGCGGTCGATGACCGCGACCCGCACATCGTGTACCTGACCAGCGGCAGCACCGGCAGGCCGAAGGGCGCGCTGGTAAGCCATCGGGCCAGTTGGTTGCGTGCGGCGCCCGGGGGCGGCACCTTCAGCCGCGGCGTCCGCGGCGGTGGCGGCGTGGTCACCGCCTTCCCGCTGTACCACTACGGCGGCTGGCACTACGTGCTAGAGGCGTGGCAGAACCGCAAGCCGATCCACCTGGTCCGCCGCGCAACCGCCGATGAGGTGCTCGGAGCGGTGACCCGCTGGCAGGCGTCGGCGCTCTACGCGATCCCGGCCGTGTGGGAGCGCATCCTCGCCTCGGGCGCCGGAACCGGCCCGCGCTCGCTCGCGCACGCAGACACCGGGACGTCGCACACATCTGCCGAGCTGCTCGCACGGATCAAGCAGTTCCTGCCCCAGACGAGGACCACGGTGCTCTACGGTTCGACCGAGGTCGGGCGCATGGCCGCGCTGCGCGACGCCGATATCGCCACGCATCCCGGCAGCGTCGGGCAGCCCGCGACGCCGGGCGTGCTCTGGACCGATCCGAACACCGGTGAGGTGTGCGCGTCGTCGCCGACGACGATGGATGGCTACCTGCGGCTGCCCGAGGAGACCGCGCTCGCCCTGCGTGACGGCGTCTATCACTCCGGTGACGTCGGGCACTTCGACGACGAGGGCTTCCTGTACCTGACCGGGCGGACCAAGGAGCTGATCCGTACCGGCGGCGAGTCCGTCTGGCCGGTCGAGGTGGAGCAGGCGCTGCGCGGGCTCCCGGGTGTCGCGGACCTGGCCGTCATCGGCGTGCCGGACGAGCGGTGGGGTGAGCTCGTCTGCGCCGTGTTCGTCCCGGAGCCGGACGCACCGGTGCCCGACCTGACGTTGGTAGCTGCCCACCTGGATGGCAGGCTCGCACGATTCAAACAGCCGCGGCTGGTCGCGAGTGTCGCGCAGATCCCGCGAACCACAGCGACCGGACAGGTCCAACGCCGGGTGCTACGTGACCTGATTGTCGCGAAGCGGTGA
- a CDS encoding zinc-dependent alcohol dehydrogenase encodes MRAVLLHDFGELRLGDVPEPECGPHDAVIDVRCVQLSVTECMLIAGDDVALHDQLADRLRRGPVQFGGHEFAGVVSAVGAAVTGVRVGQRVTAVETLPCGHCVSCARGRGDGCLTPGVIGFTRPGALAERVCVPATAVVPLPSEVGFSEAAAVQPLAGAVHAHAALAVRPGESILVIGGGVMGLLAVAVARHGNAGGVLVSTRSERKRELARRFGADDAVGAGEELTRAVAEFTGGAGFDVVVETAGGSRSVGLAGTETVDAAVQAARRGGRVAIVSVLPTRAELPAGTMREKAITLVHPRSGAGYYAQHTSVFEHSLGLIARGQVDVGALITHRLSGLEAVQEALEITCDKERFGAINPAQVQVGS; translated from the coding sequence ATGAGGGCCGTTCTGCTTCATGACTTCGGCGAGCTCCGCCTCGGCGACGTGCCCGAGCCGGAGTGCGGGCCGCACGACGCGGTGATCGATGTGCGGTGCGTGCAGCTGAGCGTGACCGAGTGCATGCTCATCGCAGGCGACGACGTCGCGCTGCACGACCAGCTCGCCGATCGGCTGCGGCGCGGCCCGGTGCAGTTCGGCGGCCACGAGTTCGCCGGCGTGGTCAGCGCGGTCGGTGCGGCGGTGACGGGCGTTCGCGTGGGTCAGCGGGTGACAGCGGTCGAGACGCTCCCTTGCGGGCACTGCGTGTCGTGCGCGCGCGGCCGCGGCGACGGCTGCCTCACGCCCGGCGTCATCGGCTTCACCCGTCCTGGTGCGCTGGCCGAACGGGTCTGTGTGCCGGCCACCGCGGTGGTGCCGCTGCCGAGCGAGGTCGGCTTCAGCGAGGCGGCGGCGGTGCAGCCCCTTGCCGGGGCGGTGCACGCGCATGCGGCCCTTGCCGTGCGACCCGGCGAGTCGATCCTGGTGATCGGTGGCGGGGTGATGGGGCTGCTCGCGGTCGCGGTCGCCCGGCACGGCAACGCCGGAGGGGTGCTGGTGAGCACCCGCAGCGAGCGCAAGCGGGAGCTGGCGCGACGTTTCGGTGCCGACGACGCTGTCGGCGCGGGCGAGGAACTGACCCGAGCGGTCGCCGAGTTCACCGGCGGCGCGGGCTTCGACGTCGTCGTCGAGACCGCGGGCGGTAGCCGATCCGTCGGCCTCGCCGGCACCGAGACCGTCGATGCGGCGGTGCAAGCGGCGCGGCGCGGGGGCAGGGTGGCGATCGTCTCGGTTCTGCCGACGCGCGCGGAACTGCCTGCCGGGACGATGCGCGAGAAGGCCATCACCCTCGTCCATCCGCGCTCCGGCGCGGGCTACTACGCACAGCACACCAGCGTGTTCGAGCACTCCCTGGGTCTGATAGCCCGTGGGCAGGTGGACGTCGGCGCGCTGATCACCCACCGGCTCAGCGGACTCGAGGCGGTCCAGGAGGCGCTCGAGATCACCTGTGACAAGGAGCGGTTCGGCGCGATCAATCCCGCCCAGGTGCAGGTGGGCTCGTGA
- a CDS encoding 2-oxoacid:acceptor oxidoreductase family protein — protein MERQVIVSGIGGQGIQLICKALALAATRSGSYAMLAAEYGGEMRGGPTQASVVVGDAPLRALPILPSTESVILMHHKHSEHARGRLVPGGLALINTSIVDAALLGPDVTVAGLAVTDLAREIGAPQAAGFVLMGAFLTLRPLAEPDALTEAMRELLPPYRAQHAELNARAIELGAARMRAQAGAVA, from the coding sequence GTGGAGCGCCAGGTCATCGTCTCGGGCATCGGCGGTCAGGGCATTCAACTGATCTGCAAGGCCCTCGCCCTGGCAGCCACGCGCAGCGGCTCGTACGCCATGCTGGCGGCGGAGTACGGCGGTGAGATGCGCGGCGGCCCGACCCAGGCGAGTGTCGTCGTCGGTGACGCCCCACTGCGCGCCCTGCCGATCCTGCCTTCGACCGAGTCGGTGATCCTGATGCACCACAAGCACTCCGAGCACGCTCGCGGCAGGCTCGTCCCAGGCGGCCTCGCGCTGATCAACACCTCGATAGTCGACGCCGCGTTGCTGGGACCGGACGTGACCGTCGCCGGCCTTGCCGTGACCGACCTCGCCCGCGAGATCGGGGCACCGCAGGCCGCCGGCTTCGTGCTGATGGGTGCGTTTCTCACGCTGCGCCCGCTGGCCGAACCGGATGCGCTGACCGAGGCGATGCGTGAGCTGCTCCCGCCGTACCGGGCGCAGCACGCCGAGCTGAACGCGCGGGCGATCGAGCTCGGCGCCGCACGGATGCGTGCGCAGGCAGGGGCGGTGGCGTGA
- a CDS encoding thiamine pyrophosphate-dependent enzyme — MTESRIIDTTKAPPPPAELAAKAHPDLILGEHGLCPGCGEPVALRLLLEVLQELDVVQRSIGVVGHGCYGSFVQIMDVEVLQCLHGRAPSCATGIKRVRPDGVVFTMQGDGDMVNEGLQEVLHTAARGENVTCILLNNGVFGDTGGQQTATTVIGQRTKTSLDGRDPKTHGYPIPIADLVASLDGVAYVARGAVSSAGSVARTKRLIRTAFEHQLAGSGFSLVEILTMCPTGWFVPAAAGPDYLTESLEKTYPLGELPLRPIRLEAGR, encoded by the coding sequence GTGACCGAGTCCCGCATCATCGACACGACCAAGGCTCCGCCGCCACCGGCCGAGCTCGCGGCCAAAGCGCACCCGGACCTGATCCTCGGCGAGCACGGCCTGTGCCCGGGTTGCGGGGAGCCGGTCGCGCTGCGCCTGCTGCTCGAGGTGCTGCAGGAGCTTGATGTGGTGCAGCGTTCGATCGGGGTCGTCGGACACGGCTGCTACGGCAGCTTCGTGCAGATCATGGACGTCGAGGTGCTCCAGTGCCTGCACGGCCGCGCTCCGTCATGCGCCACCGGTATCAAGCGAGTGCGCCCTGACGGTGTCGTGTTCACCATGCAGGGCGACGGGGACATGGTGAACGAGGGGTTGCAGGAGGTGCTGCACACTGCCGCTCGCGGGGAGAACGTCACCTGCATCCTGTTGAACAACGGCGTGTTCGGTGACACCGGCGGCCAGCAGACCGCCACTACGGTCATCGGCCAGCGGACCAAGACCAGCCTCGACGGACGGGATCCGAAGACTCACGGCTACCCGATCCCCATCGCCGACCTCGTCGCCTCGCTCGACGGCGTCGCCTACGTGGCTCGCGGCGCGGTCTCCTCGGCGGGGTCGGTGGCGCGGACGAAGCGGCTGATCCGCACGGCGTTCGAGCATCAGCTCGCCGGCAGCGGGTTCAGTCTCGTCGAGATCCTGACGATGTGCCCGACCGGCTGGTTCGTCCCAGCGGCGGCCGGCCCGGACTACCTGACCGAGTCGCTCGAGAAGACCTACCCGCTCGGCGAGTTGCCGCTTCGGCCGATCCGATTGGAGGCCGGCCGGTGA
- a CDS encoding GntR family transcriptional regulator — protein MSVPEPKLQRKRTSDAVVDYILDELFSGKLREGDRVDLDLLAETLGVSRVPVREALAQLERDGVVRMPHHRGAFIAAFDARTIREAFELYGMLNGLTSSRVATRRDREVIEVLDALEKRIERTRDVDEFELLAREVRRVVNLAGGGPHLRALLKIFRGLVPAAARLGMRDAMPQERQYISAELAAIRRGSAATAAKTVIEHIRYSGECAIAGLVRRGVFEDVHTEEVPEPSTELLRVIRATLGGA, from the coding sequence GTGAGCGTGCCCGAGCCCAAACTGCAGCGCAAGCGGACCAGCGACGCGGTCGTCGACTACATCCTCGACGAGCTCTTCTCCGGCAAGCTGCGCGAAGGTGATCGTGTCGACCTGGACCTGCTGGCCGAGACGCTCGGCGTGAGCCGCGTGCCGGTACGCGAGGCCCTTGCGCAGCTCGAACGCGACGGGGTGGTGCGCATGCCGCATCACCGGGGCGCCTTCATCGCCGCGTTCGACGCGCGCACGATCCGCGAGGCTTTTGAGCTGTACGGGATGCTCAACGGTCTGACCAGCAGCCGCGTGGCCACCCGCCGGGACCGCGAGGTGATCGAGGTGCTCGACGCGTTGGAGAAGCGGATCGAGCGCACCCGCGACGTCGACGAGTTCGAGCTGCTCGCCCGTGAGGTCCGCCGCGTGGTCAACCTGGCCGGTGGCGGCCCGCACCTGCGAGCGCTGCTGAAGATCTTCCGTGGGCTTGTCCCTGCTGCGGCCCGGCTCGGCATGAGGGACGCGATGCCGCAGGAACGCCAGTACATCAGCGCCGAGCTCGCGGCGATCCGCCGTGGCTCGGCCGCTACCGCGGCCAAGACCGTCATCGAGCACATCCGCTACTCCGGCGAGTGCGCGATCGCCGGCCTGGTCCGGCGCGGCGTGTTCGAGGACGTCCACACCGAAGAGGTGCCCGAGCCGTCCACCGAGCTGCTGCGCGTGATCCGCGCGACGCTTGGGGGCGCGTGA
- a CDS encoding 4Fe-4S dicluster domain-containing protein yields MTGDRRSAPRGTVTISAELCKGCELCIAACPPDVLAMSTEVNGMGYRYPVLHDGCTGCTACQMVCPDYVFDVYRLPRTTTPTL; encoded by the coding sequence ATGACCGGAGATCGGCGATCGGCTCCGCGCGGCACCGTCACCATCAGTGCCGAGCTTTGCAAGGGCTGCGAGCTGTGCATCGCGGCCTGCCCACCGGACGTGCTCGCCATGTCCACCGAGGTGAACGGCATGGGTTACCGCTACCCGGTCCTGCACGACGGCTGTACCGGCTGCACCGCCTGCCAGATGGTGTGCCCCGACTACGTCTTCGACGTCTACCGACTGCCCCGCACCACTACCCCGACTTTGTGA
- a CDS encoding ABC transporter substrate-binding protein, with translation MYLRSKRLLAVAAAGLLLVSTTTACSDKNPGGGSSDTIVIGLDCDTTGPGASYAKPSCDATKDTIDLVNSKGGVNGKKFKVVEGNDESDPTKTPTVIQKLVSQGAKALILLTSSAGALQAKSLIERTGIPVFMPVASNPLVTQAPNNTYLYELAETTADWAKLLCGAFEAKGIKTLGFLQDNSPSEVQFNQGFLKALTCVKVDVQSAPIDATDLSAEVARIKSKNPDAVMVGTSAINFEILAQNTFHQQMADTPRFTEATLGAVPSAWAQAHSGALNGVVGFSGITAANPATKSAEAYFKSKHGDSFTMTQFWAQAYDGVQLLAKAFEQAGSTDGKKVNDAVQSITGHTASFGYTGFTLSFSKDKHLGADGLCGEVLVEWGPDNQLKGPWSGYQPDCTAS, from the coding sequence ATGTACCTGCGATCCAAGCGACTGCTTGCCGTGGCGGCAGCCGGACTGCTTCTCGTCTCGACCACAACGGCTTGTAGCGACAAGAACCCCGGCGGCGGGTCGTCCGACACGATCGTGATCGGCCTGGACTGCGACACCACCGGCCCCGGTGCCTCGTACGCCAAACCGTCGTGCGACGCCACGAAGGACACCATCGACCTGGTCAACAGCAAGGGCGGCGTGAACGGCAAGAAGTTCAAGGTCGTCGAGGGCAACGACGAGAGCGACCCGACCAAGACGCCTACGGTCATCCAGAAGCTGGTCAGCCAGGGCGCCAAGGCGCTGATCCTGCTGACCAGCAGCGCCGGGGCACTGCAGGCCAAGTCGCTCATCGAGCGCACCGGCATCCCGGTGTTCATGCCGGTGGCGTCGAACCCGCTGGTGACCCAGGCGCCCAACAACACGTACTTGTACGAACTGGCCGAGACGACTGCCGACTGGGCCAAGCTGCTCTGCGGCGCGTTCGAGGCCAAGGGCATCAAGACTCTCGGCTTCCTGCAGGACAACTCGCCCAGCGAGGTGCAGTTCAACCAGGGCTTCCTCAAGGCCCTGACCTGCGTCAAGGTCGACGTACAGTCGGCCCCGATCGATGCGACGGACCTCAGCGCCGAGGTTGCGCGCATCAAGTCGAAGAACCCCGACGCGGTCATGGTGGGCACCTCGGCGATCAACTTCGAGATCCTCGCGCAGAACACCTTCCACCAGCAGATGGCCGACACCCCGCGGTTCACCGAGGCGACGCTCGGCGCCGTCCCCTCGGCGTGGGCACAGGCACACAGCGGCGCCCTCAACGGTGTCGTCGGCTTCTCCGGCATCACGGCTGCCAACCCGGCCACCAAGAGCGCGGAGGCGTACTTCAAGTCCAAGCACGGTGACTCGTTCACCATGACTCAGTTCTGGGCGCAGGCCTATGACGGCGTGCAACTGCTCGCGAAGGCGTTCGAGCAGGCCGGCAGCACCGACGGCAAGAAGGTGAACGACGCCGTTCAATCGATCACCGGCCACACCGCCAGCTTCGGCTACACAGGGTTCACGCTGTCCTTCAGCAAGGACAAGCACCTCGGTGCGGACGGGCTGTGCGGCGAGGTGCTGGTCGAATGGGGACCGGACAACCAGCTCAAGGGCCCGTGGTCGGGGTATCAGCCGGACTGCACCGCGAGCTGA
- a CDS encoding branched-chain amino acid ABC transporter permease, with the protein MLNSQLWVAVIEDGCFFGLLALAYFINLIGAGFFNFAIGAVAMGAALGASWLVGDHDWDVWPATVTAVFAAMVLAATIELAIVRPVQARSGRGELPALVAVAATLFAVVQLAGEAFGRDSRAGHPVWTTSQFHVGSAVVDPITVPLLAVTIALTAGLALWLRRSRAGRLVRAIGDNSDTARTLGLPVGRTRLIAFVIGGFIAAVAGLLFAGKSGVSTSNALQWTLNGFLALVIGGTGSVWAPLFGGLLLAMGQIFIPYYLGGAAFSYALVLVAMAFFAFRPEGIFTARVRV; encoded by the coding sequence ATGCTGAACTCCCAGCTGTGGGTCGCCGTCATCGAGGACGGTTGCTTCTTCGGCCTGCTCGCCCTGGCGTACTTCATCAACCTGATCGGCGCGGGGTTCTTCAACTTCGCGATCGGTGCGGTAGCGATGGGTGCCGCGCTCGGCGCGAGCTGGTTGGTCGGCGACCACGACTGGGACGTCTGGCCAGCCACCGTGACGGCCGTCTTCGCGGCGATGGTGCTCGCCGCGACTATCGAACTCGCGATCGTGCGGCCGGTGCAGGCGCGGTCCGGGCGCGGCGAACTGCCCGCCCTGGTCGCGGTCGCCGCCACGTTGTTCGCGGTGGTGCAACTCGCTGGCGAGGCGTTCGGGCGCGACTCGCGCGCCGGGCACCCGGTATGGACCACAAGCCAGTTCCACGTCGGGTCCGCCGTCGTGGACCCGATCACCGTGCCGCTCCTGGCAGTGACAATCGCGCTGACCGCCGGACTGGCACTGTGGCTGAGGCGTAGCCGGGCCGGCCGCCTGGTGCGCGCCATCGGCGACAACTCCGACACCGCCCGCACGCTCGGCCTGCCCGTGGGGCGGACCCGGCTTATCGCGTTCGTCATCGGCGGGTTCATCGCGGCCGTCGCTGGGCTGCTGTTCGCCGGCAAGTCCGGAGTGAGCACCAGCAACGCACTGCAGTGGACGCTGAACGGCTTCCTCGCCCTCGTCATCGGTGGAACCGGCTCGGTGTGGGCACCGCTGTTCGGCGGGCTGCTGCTGGCGATGGGACAGATCTTCATCCCGTACTACCTGGGCGGCGCGGCGTTCTCCTACGCGCTCGTCCTCGTGGCCATGGCGTTCTTCGCGTTCCGGCCCGAGGGAATCTTCACCGCGCGGGTGCGCGTATGA
- a CDS encoding branched-chain amino acid ABC transporter permease produces the protein MRRYLPPPDVCTAILGAIVLLALTNWANGNGFRSSLMITGYTYGLIALGMFVPFVLAGSLSLAYSAHAAIGAYAVAILSTREHWPLWTGWLVGPPIAAAVAVLLGLATRRLSGFFLGAVTLLFANAFTQFLGQSHFTGGAAGISTLPLLSFFGWQPSVQDQVIAGAVLIAVLAFALDRLRLSRWGILVRTSREVPIVVETGGVSVAALELVALGIGAAIASLGGALFTSNIGAVNPETFSTNVIFLAVFMPIIGGIGTAWGAVLGAGVIVDLTLNVDALSSSGTLLVSLGVLIILIVFPKGVLGFTETVSRNTSLLLRRRGAVRT, from the coding sequence ATGAGGCGTTACCTGCCGCCGCCCGACGTGTGCACGGCGATCCTCGGCGCCATCGTGCTGCTCGCCCTGACGAACTGGGCGAACGGCAACGGGTTCCGCAGCAGCCTGATGATCACCGGCTACACGTACGGGCTGATCGCGCTCGGCATGTTCGTGCCGTTCGTGCTCGCCGGTTCGCTCTCGCTCGCCTACAGTGCGCACGCGGCGATCGGCGCGTATGCGGTCGCGATCCTGTCCACCCGCGAACACTGGCCGCTGTGGACGGGCTGGCTGGTCGGCCCGCCGATCGCGGCCGCGGTGGCAGTGTTGCTCGGGCTGGCCACGCGGCGACTGTCCGGGTTCTTCCTCGGCGCGGTGACGCTGCTGTTCGCCAACGCGTTCACCCAGTTCCTGGGGCAGTCGCACTTCACCGGCGGCGCCGCTGGAATCTCCACCCTGCCGTTGCTGAGCTTCTTCGGCTGGCAGCCGTCCGTCCAGGACCAGGTGATCGCGGGGGCAGTGCTGATCGCAGTCCTCGCCTTCGCGCTGGACCGGCTGCGGCTGAGCCGCTGGGGGATCCTGGTACGGACCTCGCGGGAGGTGCCGATCGTTGTCGAGACAGGCGGTGTCTCGGTGGCGGCGCTGGAGCTGGTTGCGCTGGGAATCGGTGCAGCGATCGCCTCACTCGGCGGCGCGTTGTTCACGTCCAACATCGGCGCCGTGAACCCCGAGACGTTCAGTACGAACGTCATCTTCCTGGCGGTGTTCATGCCGATCATCGGCGGCATCGGGACGGCCTGGGGCGCGGTCCTCGGCGCCGGCGTGATCGTCGACCTCACCCTGAACGTGGATGCGCTCAGCTCGAGCGGGACGCTGCTCGTCTCGCTCGGCGTGCTCATCATCCTGATCGTGTTCCCCAAGGGCGTCCTCGGCTTCACCGAGACCGTCTCGCGGAACACGAGCCTGCTGCTGCGACGGCGCGGCGCGGTGCGCACATGA
- a CDS encoding ABC transporter ATP-binding protein: MTNLTKAGEVLLSATGLRKRYGGVVAVDDVTVEVRAGEVLGLVGPNGAGKTTLVDLITGAQVSDAGTIRVGDRTLPAGAAARAASGLARTFQHPQLAMDLSVRDNIALGFIAARHRSVAALIGGAVHGVIQPRHRADDELVARLAAEVHLSDLDRLAGDLTLGEQRLVEVARALGADPRVLLLDEPFAGADGSGVGGISEVIAILKRRDHGVILVDHNVDLVAGLADRVLLLDLGRVVFEGSPRDCMQSQEMQQVYFGTATAKAPA; the protein is encoded by the coding sequence ATGACGAACCTGACGAAGGCCGGCGAGGTCCTGCTGAGCGCGACCGGCCTGCGCAAGCGGTACGGCGGCGTCGTGGCCGTCGACGACGTCACCGTCGAGGTGCGCGCGGGGGAGGTGCTCGGTCTGGTCGGCCCGAACGGTGCCGGCAAGACCACGCTGGTCGACCTGATCACCGGTGCGCAGGTGAGCGATGCCGGGACCATCAGAGTCGGCGATCGCACCCTGCCGGCCGGTGCGGCCGCCCGGGCGGCCAGCGGGCTGGCCCGCACCTTCCAGCATCCGCAGCTGGCGATGGACCTGTCCGTGCGCGACAACATCGCGCTCGGTTTCATAGCGGCCCGGCACCGCTCCGTCGCGGCCCTGATCGGCGGCGCCGTCCACGGAGTGATCCAGCCGCGGCACCGCGCTGACGACGAGCTGGTGGCGCGGCTCGCGGCCGAGGTGCACCTGAGCGATCTCGATCGGCTCGCCGGCGACCTCACTCTCGGCGAGCAGCGCCTGGTCGAGGTGGCCCGAGCCCTCGGTGCCGACCCTCGCGTCCTGCTGCTCGACGAGCCGTTCGCGGGCGCTGACGGTTCGGGTGTCGGCGGCATCAGCGAGGTGATCGCGATCCTGAAGCGCCGTGATCACGGGGTGATCCTCGTCGATCACAACGTCGACCTGGTCGCCGGGCTGGCCGACCGCGTCCTGCTACTGGATCTAGGCAGGGTGGTTTTCGAAGGGAGCCCGCGCGATTGTATGCAGAGCCAGGAGATGCAGCAGGTGTACTTCGGCACAGCCACGGCGAAGGCGCCGGCATGA
- a CDS encoding ATP-binding cassette domain-containing protein — MKGPGGLTLQSIEVRYGRAVAVSDVSMTVPPGKVTALVGPNGAGKSSLVLAAFGSVRARGRVSLDGVDLTRAAASRRGRAGVAVVPQGRQLFPKLTVRDNLLVAAEQLRLPRGAVDAALARFPILAQRRSSLAGVLSGGEQQMLAVTRALMGRPRVLLLDELATGLAPKIVQMLATTVQDLAAGGMAILLAAPELTVLGHAVDRGYVLVRGSVTATVENGFGPLQARYEQALGIQRSGSAAEPARLEQGLPG; from the coding sequence ATGAAGGGACCGGGTGGACTCACGCTGCAGTCCATCGAGGTGCGCTACGGCCGCGCGGTTGCGGTCTCGGACGTCTCGATGACGGTGCCGCCGGGCAAGGTCACGGCACTCGTCGGGCCGAACGGCGCCGGCAAGAGCAGCCTGGTGCTGGCGGCATTCGGCTCGGTCCGGGCGCGCGGCCGGGTCAGCCTGGACGGTGTGGACCTGACGCGGGCCGCGGCGTCCCGGCGCGGCCGGGCCGGTGTCGCCGTCGTGCCCCAGGGGCGGCAACTGTTCCCCAAGCTGACGGTCCGTGACAACCTGCTCGTGGCCGCGGAGCAGCTGCGGCTTCCGCGGGGGGCTGTCGACGCCGCGCTCGCCCGCTTCCCCATCCTGGCGCAACGTCGCTCGAGCCTGGCGGGCGTGCTGTCCGGCGGCGAGCAGCAGATGTTGGCGGTAACACGTGCGCTGATGGGCCGGCCCAGGGTGCTGCTGCTCGACGAACTGGCGACCGGACTGGCCCCGAAGATCGTGCAGATGCTGGCGACAACCGTTCAGGACTTGGCGGCCGGTGGCATGGCGATCCTGCTCGCGGCTCCGGAGCTGACCGTTCTCGGGCACGCGGTAGACCGAGGTTACGTGCTGGTTCGCGGCTCGGTCACGGCCACGGTCGAAAACGGGTTCGGGCCGCTGCAAGCGCGTTACGAGCAGGCCCTCGGCATACAGCGCAGCGGTTCGGCAGCAGAACCGGCGCGGTTGGAACAGGGGCTGCCCGGGTAG
- a CDS encoding YihY/virulence factor BrkB family protein, with product MTVDTPAQMPRAGWLAIGKRAVRQVKHDDVTDRAAALTYFGVLAIFPGILVLVSIMGLLGKDKAQQVLDNLGKIAPGGVNSFLRTVIEQVQGRSGAAGLAAVVGIVLALWSASGYVAAFMRASNAIYEVDEGRPIWKTAPIRLGMTLALVIMLVASVVIIVVTGSVASQVGSALGIGGAAVLTWNILKWPVLLVIVALMISLLYKASPNVRQPKFRWITPGGALAVLSWLVASGLFALYVSFSGSYNKTYGTLATVIVFLVWLWISNIAILLGLEFDAETQRERAIRAGMPPDLEPFVDVRDTRKLDDAEKLRVEEASRLRSGE from the coding sequence GTGACCGTAGACACTCCTGCCCAGATGCCCCGGGCCGGCTGGCTGGCGATCGGCAAGCGCGCCGTCCGCCAGGTCAAGCACGACGATGTGACCGACCGGGCCGCGGCACTGACCTATTTCGGCGTCCTCGCGATCTTCCCCGGCATCCTGGTCCTCGTCTCGATCATGGGCCTGCTCGGCAAGGACAAGGCGCAGCAGGTGCTCGACAACCTCGGCAAGATCGCGCCCGGCGGGGTCAACAGCTTCCTGCGCACCGTGATCGAGCAGGTGCAGGGCAGGTCCGGGGCCGCGGGCCTCGCGGCAGTGGTCGGCATCGTGCTCGCACTGTGGTCCGCGTCCGGGTACGTCGCCGCGTTCATGCGGGCGTCCAACGCGATCTACGAGGTCGACGAGGGCCGGCCGATCTGGAAGACCGCGCCGATCCGGCTCGGCATGACGCTTGCGCTGGTGATCATGCTGGTGGCCAGCGTGGTCATCATCGTGGTGACCGGCTCGGTGGCCAGCCAGGTCGGCAGCGCGCTGGGCATCGGCGGCGCGGCCGTGCTGACCTGGAACATCCTCAAGTGGCCGGTGCTGCTCGTGATCGTCGCGCTGATGATCTCGCTGCTCTACAAGGCGAGCCCCAACGTGCGGCAGCCGAAGTTCCGCTGGATCACCCCTGGCGGGGCACTCGCGGTGCTCAGCTGGCTTGTCGCCTCCGGGCTGTTCGCCCTGTACGTCTCCTTCTCCGGCTCCTACAACAAGACCTACGGGACGCTCGCCACCGTCATCGTCTTCCTGGTCTGGCTGTGGATCTCCAACATCGCGATCCTGCTCGGCCTGGAGTTCGACGCGGAAACCCAGCGCGAGCGGGCCATCCGCGCCGGCATGCCGCCGGACCTCGAGCCGTTCGTCGACGTGCGCGACACCCGCAAGCTCGACGACGCGGAGAAGTTGCGGGTCGAGGAGGCGAGCCGGCTGCGGTCAGGTGAGTGA